One window of Candidatus Nitrospira kreftii genomic DNA carries:
- a CDS encoding hypothetical protein (conserved membrane protein of unknown function), with protein MPPSLQIFIAIFVIGAFLRSRAILSKNHAERLATFIFSVSLPATILVSLDPVPLAPTVWKIPLAACLITLPMVVFAWFLAHLLQLPRKTQGGFMLATGSINSVYFAFPVILATFGNEGLTQAVLFDLGQTTLTLTVLYGLAVWHGAHTVTPKTAAVRFLSSPPLWALTCILTVKVSGYHLPPWLLEILRPLHVTTTPLASLVLGLSISFSAIRRTAWLATLGMTMRMGGGLLLGLGAVRCLDLTGLERAVVILVAAMPAAVNSVILAAETDLDEELVASIVALSICLGIVILPWLPELSILLME; from the coding sequence ATGCCGCCTTCTCTTCAGATCTTTATCGCGATCTTCGTCATCGGAGCCTTCCTTCGATCCCGCGCCATCCTGAGCAAGAACCATGCAGAACGCTTGGCGACATTCATTTTTTCGGTCAGTCTTCCGGCGACGATTCTCGTCTCGCTGGATCCTGTACCACTCGCACCCACAGTCTGGAAAATCCCGTTGGCCGCCTGCCTCATCACCCTACCGATGGTTGTCTTCGCCTGGTTCCTCGCCCATTTGTTACAGTTACCACGCAAAACGCAAGGCGGGTTCATGCTGGCTACCGGTTCAATCAATTCTGTCTACTTTGCCTTTCCCGTCATCCTCGCGACGTTCGGCAACGAAGGATTGACTCAAGCCGTGCTCTTCGACCTCGGACAAACCACACTGACCCTCACAGTCCTCTATGGCTTAGCTGTCTGGCATGGCGCACACACTGTCACACCAAAAACAGCCGCAGTCCGCTTCCTTTCTTCTCCCCCTCTCTGGGCACTGACCTGCATCCTCACGGTGAAAGTATCCGGGTATCACCTGCCTCCCTGGCTGCTCGAGATACTCAGGCCCCTTCATGTCACCACCACTCCACTCGCCAGTCTGGTGCTGGGACTATCGATCAGTTTCTCTGCAATCCGCCGGACTGCGTGGCTCGCAACATTAGGTATGACCATGCGAATGGGTGGTGGACTATTGCTTGGATTGGGCGCGGTTCGCTGCCTGGATTTGACGGGACTGGAACGAGCGGTCGTTATTCTCGTGGCGGCAATGCCGGCGGCGGTCAACTCTGTCATCCTTGCCGCAGAAACAGACCTTGATGAGGAGTTGGTCGCTTCAATCGTTGCCTTGTCCATTTGCCTAGGTATCGTGATACTCCCCTGGTTACCTGAGCTGTCCATCCTGCTGATGGAGTGA
- a CDS encoding hypothetical protein (conserved protein of unknown function), with the protein MSNKPRRSPDLPKSAVQALRHGNLIEAIKVVRQERNLGLKEAKGVVEAYLASQPAIKKKMDEVLATAQQRFIRWLVGILVLAAGIAYLVMQGP; encoded by the coding sequence ATGTCAAACAAACCACGACGATCTCCGGATCTTCCCAAATCGGCGGTTCAGGCGTTGCGGCATGGGAACCTGATCGAGGCGATCAAGGTCGTTCGTCAGGAACGGAATCTCGGACTGAAAGAGGCGAAAGGGGTGGTAGAGGCTTATCTCGCCTCCCAGCCGGCGATTAAGAAGAAGATGGACGAGGTGCTAGCCACGGCGCAACAGCGATTCATCCGTTGGTTGGTTGGTATACTGGTGCTTGCTGCTGGGATTGCGTATCTCGTGATGCAAGGGCCATGA